Proteins from a single region of Streptomyces sp. HUAS 15-9:
- the absR1 gene encoding beta-glucuronidase AbsR1, producing MTQRYCSLAQQSAPSFPPGLAAERLSALLSGSRMWVNGTVLHYYFFDSDADASVIPVPGTGETRRISWAGAKEQQDVVRECFQEWRDLGIGVSFAEVSDRREAEFRIGFQIGDGSWSTVGRDALSTGLNERTMNLGWDLTAPGQRGTALHEIGHALGMLHEHQSPFAGIHWDDEAVYADLAGPPNHWSRDRTFHNILRKLDPAEVNGSVWDPQSIMEYPFSSGLILEPEQFRGGLHPPGTLSPADKEFVLRWYPPADRPRPAALVPFRSVPLRLGPGEQADFAVEPPETREYTVGTFGDGDGVVVVFEERDGEPRYLCGRDDGGAPHNATIEVRLVRGRRYVVRVRQYSTWGSGETAVMCW from the coding sequence ATGACCCAGCGCTACTGCTCGCTCGCGCAGCAGTCGGCCCCGTCCTTTCCACCGGGGCTGGCCGCCGAACGCCTGAGCGCGCTGCTGAGCGGAAGCCGGATGTGGGTCAACGGCACGGTTCTGCACTACTACTTCTTCGACTCCGACGCCGACGCCTCGGTGATCCCCGTCCCGGGGACCGGGGAGACCCGCCGGATTTCGTGGGCGGGCGCGAAGGAGCAGCAGGACGTCGTGCGCGAGTGCTTCCAGGAGTGGCGGGACCTCGGCATCGGGGTGTCGTTCGCCGAGGTCTCCGACCGCCGCGAGGCGGAGTTCAGGATCGGGTTCCAGATCGGTGACGGTTCCTGGTCGACGGTGGGCCGGGACGCGCTCTCGACCGGTCTGAACGAACGCACCATGAACCTGGGCTGGGACCTGACCGCGCCCGGACAGCGCGGCACGGCCCTGCACGAGATCGGGCACGCGCTCGGCATGCTGCACGAGCACCAGAGCCCCTTCGCCGGCATCCACTGGGACGACGAGGCCGTGTACGCCGATCTGGCGGGGCCCCCGAACCACTGGAGCCGGGACAGGACGTTCCACAACATCCTGCGCAAGCTGGATCCGGCCGAGGTCAACGGCTCGGTGTGGGACCCGCAGTCGATCATGGAGTACCCCTTCTCGTCGGGGCTGATCCTGGAGCCGGAGCAGTTCCGCGGGGGGCTGCACCCGCCCGGGACGCTGTCCCCGGCCGACAAGGAGTTCGTGCTGCGCTGGTACCCGCCGGCGGACCGGCCCCGGCCGGCCGCACTGGTGCCGTTCCGCTCGGTGCCGCTGCGCCTCGGCCCGGGCGAGCAGGCCGACTTCGCCGTCGAGCCGCCGGAGACCCGTGAGTACACGGTGGGCACCTTCGGGGACGGAGACGGTGTGGTCGTGGTCTTCGAGGAGCGCGACGGCGAGCCGCGCTACCTCTGCGGCCGGGACGACGGGGGCGCACCGCACAACGCGACGATCGAGGTACGGCTCGTCAGGGGCCGCCGCTATGTCGTCCGCGTCCGCCAGTACTCCACGTGGGGTTCGGGCGAGACGGCCGTCATGTGCTGGTGA
- a CDS encoding NAD(P)/FAD-dependent oxidoreductase translates to MGKRLTCDVVVVGAGMVGAACALYAARAGLDVMVVDRGPVAGGTTGAGEGNLLVSDKEPGPELELALLSGRLWAELAQEKGDAIEYEPKGGVVVAETPESLSALERFADGQRAAGVTAEAVGADRLHLLEPHLAPGLAGGVHYPQDAQVMPALAAAHLLRASGARLLTGRTVTAVPRTPGGAVRGVRTDHGEIHAPAVVNAAGTWGGELAGLAGVHLPVLPRRGFVLVTEPLPRLVRHKVYAADYVADVASDSAALQTSPVVEGTAAGPVLIGASRERVGFDRSFSLPAVRALAAGATRLFPFLARVRALRTYAGFRPYLPDHLPAIGPDPRVPGLFHACGHEGAGIGLATGTGHLIAQVLSGTAAELDLAPFRPERFPRDEVNTP, encoded by the coding sequence GTGGGGAAGCGACTGACCTGCGATGTCGTGGTGGTCGGTGCCGGAATGGTGGGCGCGGCCTGCGCGCTGTACGCCGCACGGGCCGGTCTCGACGTGATGGTGGTGGACCGCGGTCCCGTCGCCGGCGGCACCACCGGCGCCGGTGAGGGCAATCTGCTCGTCTCCGACAAGGAGCCCGGCCCGGAGCTGGAACTCGCGCTGCTGTCCGGCCGCTTGTGGGCCGAGCTGGCGCAGGAGAAGGGCGACGCGATCGAGTACGAGCCCAAGGGCGGCGTCGTGGTCGCCGAGACACCCGAAAGCCTCTCCGCCCTGGAGAGGTTCGCGGACGGGCAGCGGGCGGCCGGAGTCACGGCGGAGGCGGTGGGCGCCGACCGGCTCCACCTGCTCGAACCCCATCTGGCACCCGGCCTCGCGGGCGGTGTGCACTATCCGCAGGACGCCCAGGTGATGCCGGCGCTGGCCGCCGCCCACCTGCTGCGTGCCTCGGGCGCCCGCCTCCTCACCGGCCGGACCGTGACCGCGGTGCCGCGCACACCGGGCGGCGCGGTGCGCGGGGTCCGCACGGACCACGGCGAGATCCACGCGCCGGCCGTGGTGAACGCCGCGGGAACCTGGGGCGGTGAGCTGGCAGGTCTGGCGGGCGTGCACCTGCCGGTACTCCCCCGGCGCGGCTTCGTCCTGGTCACCGAGCCGCTGCCCCGGCTGGTCCGGCACAAGGTGTACGCGGCCGACTACGTGGCGGACGTCGCCAGCGACTCGGCCGCGCTGCAGACCTCACCGGTCGTCGAGGGCACGGCCGCCGGACCGGTCCTGATCGGCGCGAGCCGCGAACGGGTCGGCTTCGACCGGTCGTTCTCCCTGCCCGCCGTACGAGCGCTGGCGGCCGGGGCGACCCGGCTGTTCCCGTTCCTGGCCCGGGTGCGCGCGCTGCGCACGTACGCGGGTTTCCGACCGTACCTGCCCGACCATCTGCCCGCCATCGGCCCCGACCCCCGGGTACCCGGACTGTTCCACGCCTGCGGGCACGAGGGCGCGGGCATCGGACTCGCCACCGGCACCGGGCACTTGATCGCCCAGGTGCTGAGCGGCACGGCGGCGGAGCTGGACCTCGCGCCGTTCAGGCCGGAGCGATTCCCGCGAGACGAGGTGAACACCCCATGA
- a CDS encoding LuxR family transcriptional regulator AbsR2 has protein sequence MRALDVVTTYAQDAKTLELPWPFTGREDELELIRRSLTAGRHGIVVTGPAGCGKTRLVTEALRGTDGARVTGTPESHGLSFAAFAHLLPESVSLHRAVHILSGVRLLVVDDAHLLDEASAALVHQLAVHGRTRLVVVAADGAPVPGAVSRLWRGELLPRLALEPLPREDTARLLALGCALERLTVNRLHRVCLGDLRLLRDLLGAVRESGLLTRVPDTDEWAWRGPLPVTPTVRERTAPVLDRRGPEERETLERLAFAGPVPPRLDDLDLAALERLEADGLIRVNDRGAAHLTHPLHGPALRAAAGRLRARRLARTPQQCRAALEAERDALARGMEDMDVRGTPAPVGEWLAEEGAPVPAGYAAVRARYTRLRGELREAAAWAREGLRWVPDDVSCRGELARASAQLGEVTGADEATVARGDVDDAARAAAGDDVYARYDAVRLGTPERAAGRLPAGGVFARHADALARGDGAALDRAAEVLEERGFLLFAAEAHAQAVRAHRDPRAARTSRTRAVALARRCQGARTPALAGLVLGELTARQRQIVTLAAAGLSNRQIAEQLTLSIRTVGNHLYGAYARLGAADRGALPWLVDLPATESA, from the coding sequence ATGCGGGCTCTTGATGTCGTGACGACTTACGCACAGGACGCGAAGACCCTGGAACTGCCCTGGCCGTTCACCGGCCGGGAGGACGAACTGGAGCTGATCCGCCGGTCCTTGACCGCGGGACGCCACGGCATCGTGGTGACCGGGCCGGCGGGCTGCGGCAAGACCCGGCTCGTCACGGAGGCCCTGCGCGGCACCGACGGGGCCCGGGTGACCGGGACGCCCGAGTCCCATGGGCTGTCCTTCGCCGCGTTCGCGCACCTGTTGCCCGAGTCGGTCTCGCTGCACCGTGCGGTGCACATCCTGTCCGGCGTACGACTGCTCGTGGTGGACGACGCCCATCTGCTCGACGAGGCCTCCGCCGCCCTGGTCCACCAGCTCGCCGTGCACGGCCGTACCCGTCTGGTCGTGGTCGCCGCGGACGGCGCCCCGGTGCCCGGCGCGGTGTCCCGGCTGTGGAGGGGTGAACTTCTGCCGCGGCTGGCCCTGGAGCCGCTGCCCCGCGAGGACACGGCCCGGCTGCTCGCCCTGGGCTGCGCCCTGGAGCGGCTCACCGTGAACCGGCTGCACCGGGTTTGCCTGGGCGACCTGCGGCTGCTGCGCGATCTGCTGGGCGCGGTGCGCGAGTCCGGGCTGCTGACCCGCGTACCGGACACGGACGAATGGGCGTGGCGGGGGCCGCTCCCGGTGACCCCCACCGTGCGCGAGCGCACCGCCCCGGTCCTGGACCGCCGTGGTCCCGAGGAGCGGGAGACCCTGGAACGCCTCGCCTTCGCCGGACCCGTGCCACCGCGGCTGGACGACCTAGACCTCGCGGCCCTGGAACGCCTGGAGGCGGACGGCCTGATCCGGGTGAACGACCGGGGTGCCGCCCACCTGACCCACCCCCTGCACGGCCCGGCACTGCGGGCCGCCGCCGGACGGCTGCGGGCCCGACGGCTGGCCCGCACACCGCAGCAGTGCCGGGCGGCCCTGGAGGCCGAACGGGACGCGCTGGCCCGGGGGATGGAGGACATGGACGTACGGGGGACGCCGGCGCCCGTGGGGGAGTGGCTGGCGGAGGAGGGCGCGCCGGTGCCGGCCGGCTACGCGGCCGTACGCGCCCGGTACACGCGGCTCAGGGGGGAGCTGCGGGAGGCGGCGGCCTGGGCGAGGGAGGGGCTGCGGTGGGTGCCGGACGACGTGTCCTGCCGCGGTGAACTCGCCCGGGCTTCCGCGCAGTTGGGCGAGGTCACGGGAGCGGACGAGGCGACCGTGGCCCGGGGTGACGTCGACGACGCCGCGCGGGCGGCCGCCGGGGACGACGTGTACGCCCGCTACGACGCCGTACGGCTCGGCACGCCCGAGCGGGCCGCCGGACGGCTGCCGGCCGGCGGGGTGTTCGCCCGCCATGCCGACGCGCTGGCCCGCGGGGACGGTGCCGCGCTGGACCGTGCCGCCGAGGTCCTGGAGGAGCGCGGCTTCCTGCTGTTCGCGGCCGAGGCGCATGCCCAGGCCGTACGCGCGCACCGCGACCCGCGTGCCGCCCGCACCTCCCGCACCCGCGCGGTCGCCCTCGCCCGCCGCTGCCAGGGTGCCCGCACCCCGGCCCTGGCAGGCCTGGTCCTCGGCGAACTCACCGCCCGGCAGCGGCAGATCGTCACCCTCGCGGCAGCCGGGCTGAGCAACCGCCAGATCGCCGAACAGCTGACCCTGTCGATCCGCACCGTCGGCAACCACCTCTACGGCGCCTACGCCCGTCTCGGTGCGGCCGACCGCGGCGCCCTGCCCTGGCTGGTCGACCTGCCGGCCACCGAGTCGGCCTGA
- a CDS encoding GNAT family N-acetyltransferase, translated as MAPRITPADITDIQQVLADHSRYWGGRDLRGLHLPALVHEFGSTCLVARDEDGIRGYLIGFVTPDRTGYVHLVATRDDVRGTGLGRALYGAFTDAARLQGAVRLKAITTVGNEGSVAFHRGLGFDVRVEEAYNGPGQPRVVFSRAL; from the coding sequence ATGGCCCCGCGCATCACGCCCGCCGACATCACGGACATCCAGCAGGTCCTCGCGGACCACTCCCGCTACTGGGGCGGGCGCGATCTGCGCGGGCTGCACCTGCCGGCGCTGGTGCACGAGTTCGGGTCCACCTGCCTCGTCGCGCGCGACGAGGACGGCATCCGCGGATACCTCATCGGCTTCGTCACCCCGGACCGCACCGGTTACGTGCACCTGGTCGCCACCCGCGACGACGTCCGGGGCACCGGCCTGGGCCGCGCCCTGTACGGGGCCTTCACAGACGCGGCCCGTCTACAGGGTGCCGTCCGTCTGAAGGCGATCACGACGGTCGGCAACGAGGGCTCGGTCGCCTTCCACCGCGGTCTCGGTTTCGACGTACGGGTGGAGGAGGCGTACAACGGGCCCGGTCAGCCTCGGGTGGTCTTCAGCCGGGCCCTGTAG